Part of the Amycolatopsis sp. 195334CR genome is shown below.
GGTCCGGTACGCCGGGGCGTCGCTGGACTTCAACCCGATCCACTGGAACGAGCGGTTCGCCAAGGAGGTCGGGCTGCCGGATGTGATCGGCCACGGCATGCTCACCATGGCGCTCGGCGCGCGGGTGGTCACCGACTGGCTCGGCGACCCGGGCAGGCTCGCCGAGTACTTCACCCGGTTCACCCGCCCGGTCGTGGTCCCCGACAACGACGAAGGCGCGCTGGTCGAGTTCACCGCGAAGGTCGCCAAGGTGAACGAGGACGGCACCGCCCGGGTCGACGTCACCGCGAAGTTCGACGGCAAGTCGGTGCTGGGCAAGGCGCAGGCCGTCGTCCGGCCTAGCTGACCACCTTCTGCACGGCCTTCGCCATCGCC
Proteins encoded:
- a CDS encoding MaoC family dehydratase, with amino-acid sequence MSTFTVGEELPPLSVQVTRAQLVRYAGASLDFNPIHWNERFAKEVGLPDVIGHGMLTMALGARVVTDWLGDPGRLAEYFTRFTRPVVVPDNDEGALVEFTAKVAKVNEDGTARVDVTAKFDGKSVLGKAQAVVRPS